A genomic window from Candidatus Nitrosotenuis uzonensis includes:
- a CDS encoding DegT/DnrJ/EryC1/StrS family aminotransferase codes for MKIPVNLPYLGKEEVAEVNSVLRSGGLTSSANLGGKNVREFERRVCSFIKSKYAVAVNSGTAALQAALYSLDIKQGDEVLLPSFTFVATANSVVSVGAKPVFVDILRENYTMDPADLKKKITRRTKAIIPVHLYGNVAYMDEISEIASKNNIAVIEDAAQSMGSTYKGRQTGTLSEIGCFSLYAAKVMTSGEGGVIVTSNKNIWEKLLMIRNHGMVHGYDTRVLGLNFRLPEINAAIAKVQMKKLPAFLRARQKNAKILTELLSGLDIVLPSERKGVKVNWYLYTIATKLRDKMMKALNEGGVGAAVYYATPVHKTPYYAKKIKLPNTEWAAANVLSLPVQPMVKQKDLQRMAKIMRKTI; via the coding sequence GTGAAAATTCCCGTAAACCTCCCATATCTTGGAAAGGAAGAGGTGGCGGAAGTAAATTCGGTGCTCAGAAGCGGCGGATTGACATCATCTGCAAATCTTGGTGGGAAGAATGTTCGTGAGTTTGAAAGAAGGGTTTGCTCTTTTATAAAATCAAAATATGCCGTAGCTGTCAACTCTGGAACTGCCGCCCTGCAGGCCGCGCTATATTCTCTTGACATAAAGCAAGGAGACGAGGTTCTGCTTCCGTCCTTTACATTTGTGGCTACTGCCAATTCAGTTGTATCTGTAGGTGCAAAACCTGTCTTTGTCGACATTTTAAGAGAGAACTATACTATGGACCCGGCAGATCTTAAAAAAAAGATCACGCGTAGAACCAAGGCAATAATTCCAGTTCACTTGTATGGCAATGTAGCATACATGGATGAGATCTCCGAGATTGCGAGCAAAAATAACATCGCTGTTATAGAGGACGCTGCACAATCGATGGGTTCAACGTATAAGGGAAGGCAGACAGGTACGTTATCAGAGATAGGCTGTTTTTCACTTTACGCAGCAAAGGTGATGACGTCGGGCGAGGGCGGAGTCATAGTCACATCAAATAAGAATATTTGGGAAAAGCTGCTTATGATAAGAAACCACGGAATGGTACACGGATATGATACGCGAGTTTTGGGATTAAATTTCAGATTACCGGAAATTAATGCGGCAATAGCAAAGGTACAAATGAAAAAGCTTCCTGCCTTTTTGAGAGCAAGGCAAAAAAACGCAAAGATTCTCACTGAGCTGCTTTCAGGACTGGATATAGTTTTGCCAAGCGAAAGAAAGGGCGTAAAAGTAAATTGGTATCTTTACACGATTGCAACAAAATTGCGTGATAAGATGATGAAGGCGCTCAATGAAGGTGGTGTGGGAGCTGCTGTGTATTATGCAACACCAGTACACAAGACTCCATATTATGCAAAGAAGATCAAACTGCCAAATACAGAATGGGCGGCTGCAAACGTGCTTTCTCTCCCTGTCCAACCTATGGTAAAACAGAAAGATCTGCAGAGGATGGCAAAGATAATGCGTAAAACGATATGA